One window from the genome of Candidatus Didemnitutus sp. encodes:
- a CDS encoding CPBP family intramembrane metalloprotease, translated as MGQENPLLLLVLLGATGYVAKLWLDDLRAARAGTPVPRALPGATPTTMAAIAVAALGALGLLALETWGEIALGVAGEQSRVTALFGLYTLAAAFGEELIFRGFVVVENRGRATLVGGIVGASLLFALLHPFLWQWRDGALHAQLGTKAWFSTAAVFAGSLWFYAVRFWKLNPSHSLLPCIAAHAAKNLGVFAIKYAQGFVSGWW; from the coding sequence ATGGGCCAGGAAAATCCCCTGCTGTTGCTCGTGCTGCTCGGCGCCACCGGCTACGTCGCCAAGCTGTGGCTCGACGATCTGCGCGCCGCGCGTGCGGGCACTCCCGTGCCGCGGGCGCTGCCGGGCGCGACACCGACGACAATGGCCGCGATCGCGGTCGCGGCGCTCGGCGCGCTCGGCTTGCTGGCGCTGGAAACGTGGGGTGAAATCGCGCTCGGTGTCGCCGGTGAACAGAGCCGCGTCACCGCGCTGTTCGGACTCTACACGCTGGCGGCGGCGTTCGGCGAGGAGCTGATCTTCCGCGGCTTCGTGGTGGTGGAAAACCGCGGCCGCGCGACGCTCGTCGGCGGCATCGTGGGCGCGTCGCTGCTGTTTGCGCTGCTGCACCCGTTCCTGTGGCAATGGCGCGACGGCGCGCTGCACGCGCAGCTCGGAACGAAGGCGTGGTTCAGCACCGCGGCGGTCTTCGCCGGCTCGCTGTGGTTCTACGCGGTGCGGTTTTGGAAACTGAATCCGTCGCACTCGCTGCTGCCGTGCATCGCCGCGCACGCAGCGAAGAATCTCGGCGTGTTCGCGATCAAATACGCGCAGGGTTTCGTGAGCGGGTGGTGGTGA
- a CDS encoding class II fumarate hydratase produces the protein MRTERDSMGEMAVPDDALYGASTQRAVLNFPISGRPLPAAFIRTLGLVKWACARANAELGLLTPEKARLIEQAALEIADGRHTAHFPIDVFQTGSATSTNMNANEVIANRARQLADLPADAPRPLHPNDDVNLGQSSNDVIPTTLHVSVALALHRDLAPALDALATELDRKAAAWQGVVKIGRTHLMDATPLTLGQEFSGYATQAHKAAERARRAVCVLGELAIGGTAVGTGINTHVEFGARVARLLNERTGLSFREAQNHFEAQAARDDCVEAAGQLAAIAAALTKIANDLRLLGSGPRAGLAEIKLPATQPGSSIMPGKVNPVMSEMLVQVCLYTQGLTQTMQLAGRDGHFELNVALPLMAHCFHEAITCLSNATRVFTEKCVAGLEADPARCRELVDRSLMLVTALNPHLGYDAAAMIAKEAYLSGRTLRELVLEKKLMDAATLDRALDPLAMTQPGASSPGANG, from the coding sequence ATGAGAACCGAACGCGACTCGATGGGCGAAATGGCAGTGCCGGACGATGCGCTCTACGGCGCTTCCACGCAGCGCGCCGTGCTCAACTTCCCCATCAGCGGCCGACCGCTGCCCGCCGCCTTCATTCGCACGCTCGGCCTCGTGAAGTGGGCCTGCGCTCGGGCCAACGCCGAACTCGGCCTGCTCACGCCGGAAAAAGCCCGCCTCATCGAGCAAGCCGCGCTCGAGATCGCCGACGGTCGCCACACCGCGCATTTTCCCATCGACGTTTTCCAAACCGGCTCCGCCACCTCGACGAATATGAACGCCAACGAGGTGATTGCGAACCGCGCCCGGCAGCTGGCCGATTTGCCGGCTGACGCGCCACGACCGCTGCATCCGAACGACGACGTCAACCTCGGCCAGTCCTCCAACGACGTCATTCCCACGACGCTCCACGTCAGCGTCGCGCTTGCCCTGCACCGCGACCTCGCGCCGGCGCTCGATGCGCTCGCGACGGAACTCGATCGCAAGGCCGCGGCCTGGCAGGGCGTCGTGAAAATCGGCCGAACACACCTGATGGATGCCACGCCGCTCACCCTCGGCCAGGAATTCTCCGGCTACGCGACGCAGGCGCACAAAGCCGCCGAACGTGCCCGCCGCGCCGTGTGCGTGCTGGGCGAACTCGCGATTGGCGGCACCGCTGTCGGCACCGGCATCAACACGCACGTCGAGTTCGGCGCCCGCGTCGCGCGGCTTCTCAACGAGCGCACCGGCCTGAGCTTTCGCGAGGCGCAAAACCATTTCGAGGCGCAGGCCGCACGGGACGATTGCGTCGAGGCCGCCGGCCAACTCGCTGCCATCGCCGCCGCTCTGACAAAAATCGCCAACGATCTCCGCCTGCTCGGCTCCGGTCCGCGGGCCGGTCTGGCCGAGATCAAATTGCCCGCGACTCAGCCAGGCTCCTCGATCATGCCGGGCAAGGTGAACCCCGTGATGAGTGAAATGCTGGTTCAGGTTTGCCTCTACACGCAGGGCCTCACGCAAACGATGCAGCTCGCCGGTCGCGACGGACACTTCGAGCTGAACGTCGCGCTGCCGCTCATGGCGCACTGTTTCCACGAGGCGATCACATGCCTCTCGAACGCGACGCGGGTTTTCACCGAAAAATGCGTCGCCGGTCTCGAGGCCGATCCCGCCCGCTGCCGCGAGCTGGTTGATCGTTCGCTCATGCTCGTCACCGCGCTCAATCCCCACCTCGGCTACGACGCGGCTGCGATGATCGCGAAGGAGGCTTACCTGAGCGGCCGCACGCTGCGCGAGCTCGTGCTCGAGAAAAAGCTGATGGACGCCGCAACCCTCGATCGCGCCCTCGATCCGCTCGCGATGACGCAACCTGGTGCGAGTTCGCCCGGTGCCAACGGCTGA
- a CDS encoding sigma-70 family RNA polymerase sigma factor, which yields MNLSKVFTKTLVTSPERQAEADSDIEVVKRVQAGDVAAFDVLIRKYRERVFGVVYNLTSNREDTADLVQDAFIKAFQSINRFQGQSSFFTWLYKIAVNTTLSHLRKNRLRTFFSLEKVQEDGTSSEILNQLTDTTGADRDAYLRELQEKLNEALQKLSIKHRTVITLFEIDGLSHAEIAEVMDCSEGTVRSRLHYAKQFLQGELSKYLR from the coding sequence ATGAACCTCTCGAAGGTCTTCACCAAGACCCTCGTCACCTCGCCTGAACGTCAGGCGGAGGCCGATTCGGATATTGAGGTCGTAAAACGCGTGCAGGCGGGCGATGTGGCCGCATTCGACGTGTTGATCCGCAAATATCGCGAGCGCGTCTTCGGCGTCGTTTACAACCTGACCTCCAATCGCGAGGACACCGCCGATCTCGTGCAGGACGCCTTCATCAAGGCCTTCCAGTCGATCAATCGCTTCCAGGGTCAGTCGTCGTTCTTTACCTGGCTCTACAAGATCGCCGTTAACACCACGCTCAGTCATCTCCGCAAGAACAGGTTGCGCACTTTCTTTAGTCTCGAAAAAGTCCAGGAGGACGGCACGTCGAGCGAGATTCTCAACCAGCTCACCGATACGACCGGAGCCGACCGGGATGCCTATCTGCGTGAGCTTCAGGAAAAATTGAACGAGGCGCTGCAAAAACTGTCTATCAAGCATCGCACCGTCATTACCTTGTTCGAAATCGATGGACTCAGCCACGCCGAGATTGCCGAAGTCATGGACTGCTCCGAAGGCACCGTGCGCTCCCGGCTGCACTACGCGAAACAGTTTCTCCAAGGCGAATTGAGCAAATACCTCCGCTGA
- a CDS encoding fumarate hydratase, translated as MATPAFTYSDTFAHGPDDTTYRLLTKEGVSTTTFEGKEILKVTPETLAYVAREALHDANFFLRPKHVEQVAAILADPEASNNDRYVALTLLKNAEIAAGGILPMCQDTGTAIVFGKKGQQVWTGANDAEWLSRGIYDCYTKENLRYSQTAALDMFKETNTGTNLPAQIDLYATEGAKYELLFVAKGGGSANKTFLFQETKALLNPKSLEKFITEKMQLLGTAACPPYHLVFVIGGTSAETCLKTVKLASTKYYDTLPTTGDAHGRAFRDIEMEAKVLKLAQASGVGAQFGGKYFALDVRIVRLPRHGASCPVGMGVSCSADRNIKAKITKDGVFLEQMETNPGRYIPAEMRTFKDDSAVRIDLNQPMEKIRAELSKLPVKTRVLLNGPMIVARDIAHAKLKERVDAGQGLPQYFKDHPVYYAGPAKTPAGYASGSFGPTTAGRMDSYVDLFQSLGGSMVMLAKGNRSKQVTDACKKHGGFYLGSIGGPAAILAQDSIKKVEVHEYPELGMEAVWKIEVQDFPAFILVDDKGNDFFVQNCGICAPH; from the coding sequence ATGGCTACGCCCGCGTTCACCTACTCCGACACGTTCGCCCACGGCCCCGACGACACAACCTATCGCCTGCTGACCAAGGAAGGCGTCTCGACCACCACCTTTGAGGGCAAAGAGATTCTCAAAGTCACGCCGGAGACGCTGGCCTACGTCGCGCGCGAGGCGTTGCACGACGCCAACTTTTTTCTCCGCCCGAAGCACGTCGAGCAAGTCGCCGCGATCCTCGCCGATCCCGAGGCGTCGAACAACGACCGTTACGTCGCGCTGACGCTGCTCAAGAACGCCGAGATCGCCGCCGGCGGCATCCTGCCGATGTGCCAGGACACGGGCACCGCGATCGTCTTCGGGAAGAAGGGCCAGCAGGTCTGGACCGGCGCCAACGACGCCGAGTGGCTCTCGCGCGGCATCTACGACTGCTACACGAAGGAGAACCTCCGCTACTCGCAGACCGCCGCGCTCGACATGTTCAAGGAGACGAACACCGGCACGAATCTGCCGGCGCAGATCGATCTCTACGCCACCGAGGGCGCGAAATACGAACTGCTCTTCGTCGCCAAGGGCGGCGGCTCGGCAAACAAGACGTTTCTCTTCCAGGAAACCAAGGCGCTGCTCAATCCGAAGAGCCTCGAGAAGTTCATCACGGAAAAGATGCAGCTGCTCGGCACCGCCGCGTGCCCGCCGTATCACCTCGTCTTCGTTATCGGCGGCACCAGCGCAGAAACGTGTCTCAAGACCGTGAAGCTCGCCTCGACGAAATACTACGACACTCTTCCGACCACCGGCGACGCGCATGGCCGGGCGTTCCGCGACATCGAGATGGAGGCGAAGGTGCTCAAGCTCGCGCAGGCAAGCGGCGTCGGCGCCCAGTTCGGCGGCAAGTATTTCGCCCTCGACGTTCGCATCGTCCGCCTGCCGCGCCACGGTGCGAGTTGTCCGGTCGGCATGGGCGTCTCGTGCAGCGCCGACCGCAACATCAAGGCCAAGATCACGAAGGACGGCGTCTTTCTCGAGCAGATGGAGACGAATCCCGGCCGCTACATTCCGGCCGAGATGCGGACGTTCAAGGACGACAGCGCCGTGCGCATCGACCTGAACCAGCCGATGGAGAAAATCCGCGCCGAGCTCTCGAAACTCCCGGTGAAAACCCGCGTGCTGCTCAATGGCCCCATGATCGTCGCGCGCGACATCGCCCACGCGAAGCTCAAGGAGCGCGTCGACGCCGGCCAGGGCTTGCCGCAGTATTTCAAAGACCACCCGGTCTACTACGCCGGTCCGGCGAAGACGCCCGCCGGTTACGCCTCCGGTTCGTTCGGGCCGACGACGGCCGGCCGCATGGACAGCTACGTCGACCTCTTCCAGTCGCTCGGCGGCTCGATGGTGATGCTCGCCAAGGGCAACCGCTCGAAGCAGGTTACCGACGCCTGCAAGAAGCACGGCGGATTCTACCTCGGCAGCATCGGCGGTCCGGCGGCGATCCTCGCGCAGGATTCGATCAAGAAGGTCGAAGTGCACGAATATCCCGAGCTCGGCATGGAGGCCGTGTGGAAGATCGAGGTGCAGGACTTCCCGGCGTTCATCCTCGTCGACGACAAGGGCAACGACTTCTTCGTCCAGAACTGCGGCATCTGCGCGCCGCATTGA
- a CDS encoding AURKAIP1/COX24 domain-containing protein → MGNLKKKRRLKMSKHKRRKRLKANRHKKRTWQK, encoded by the coding sequence ATGGGAAATCTCAAGAAGAAGCGCCGTCTGAAGATGTCGAAGCACAAGCGCCGCAAGCGCCTGAAGGCAAATCGCCACAAGAAGCGCACCTGGCAGAAGTGA
- a CDS encoding RNHCP domain-containing protein, which translates to MSDHFRYSPPASSGAKLSYLKCRHCGGEFSFDAPGTRHRNHCPWCLWSVHLDNKPGDRAADCGGGMEPIAIHATTDGEWLLVHQCKTCFTVHVNRIAGDDSERELLGLAVRPLRRAPFPI; encoded by the coding sequence ATGTCAGACCATTTTCGCTATTCACCGCCCGCATCCAGCGGTGCGAAACTCTCCTATCTCAAATGCCGTCACTGCGGCGGCGAGTTCTCCTTCGACGCCCCGGGCACGCGCCATCGCAACCATTGTCCGTGGTGCCTGTGGAGCGTGCATCTCGACAACAAACCCGGTGACCGTGCCGCCGATTGCGGCGGCGGCATGGAGCCGATCGCCATCCACGCCACGACCGACGGCGAGTGGCTGCTCGTGCACCAGTGCAAGACGTGCTTTACGGTCCACGTGAATCGCATCGCGGGCGACGACAGCGAGCGCGAGCTACTCGGGCTCGCAGTGCGGCCGTTGCGGCGCGCGCCGTTTCCAATCTGA
- a CDS encoding polyprenyl synthetase family protein encodes MSGPAPHTVFAENDPAAVFARLAPQMAALDAFMQEQVAQFEPEIRDMAAYCVETSGKRLRPTLVFISGWQGDGVIDRDLVRAAGVVEMVHMATLVHDDIMDQAELRRSRPTASRKFGPDAAVLLGDALFAQALHVASQFPTTDVCLAVSESTRKVCSGEIMQTLHRRDMGVTMEAYYRVIDLKTAELFRVSCQLGAKLSGAPAAFVAAANDYGRHLGIAYQIYDDLVDFLGEEKRIGKTLGTDLASGKLTLPLMLLLEKLPAAERAEVVAAMQQGKPLPLHASVGRMRELGIAAGVIRAVEEELARALSVLMPHEGLAPVPLLRQLSGLLQGQIAALQAPTKP; translated from the coding sequence ATGTCCGGACCCGCGCCTCACACCGTCTTTGCCGAAAACGACCCCGCCGCCGTCTTCGCCCGTCTCGCCCCGCAGATGGCGGCGCTCGATGCGTTCATGCAAGAGCAGGTCGCGCAATTCGAGCCCGAGATCCGTGACATGGCGGCGTATTGCGTCGAGACCTCCGGCAAGCGTCTGCGACCCACGCTGGTGTTTATTTCCGGCTGGCAGGGCGATGGCGTGATCGATCGGGATCTGGTGCGCGCCGCTGGCGTCGTCGAGATGGTGCACATGGCGACGCTCGTCCACGACGACATCATGGACCAGGCCGAGCTGCGCCGCAGCCGCCCCACGGCATCGCGCAAATTCGGCCCCGATGCCGCCGTGCTCCTCGGCGACGCCCTGTTCGCCCAGGCGCTGCACGTCGCTTCGCAGTTTCCCACCACCGACGTCTGCCTCGCTGTCTCCGAGTCCACGCGCAAGGTCTGCTCCGGCGAGATCATGCAGACACTGCATCGCCGCGATATGGGTGTGACGATGGAGGCCTACTACCGCGTGATCGATCTGAAGACCGCGGAGCTTTTCCGCGTCTCGTGCCAGCTCGGCGCGAAGCTCTCCGGTGCGCCCGCCGCTTTCGTCGCGGCCGCCAACGACTATGGCCGGCATCTCGGCATCGCCTACCAGATCTACGACGACCTCGTGGATTTCCTCGGCGAGGAGAAGCGCATCGGCAAAACCCTCGGCACCGATCTCGCGAGCGGCAAGCTCACGCTCCCGCTCATGCTGCTGCTCGAGAAGCTCCCCGCCGCGGAGCGCGCCGAAGTCGTCGCCGCGATGCAGCAAGGCAAGCCGCTGCCGCTCCACGCCAGTGTCGGGCGCATGCGCGAGCTCGGCATCGCGGCCGGCGTGATCCGCGCGGTCGAGGAGGAACTGGCACGTGCCCTCTCGGTCCTTATGCCTCACGAGGGGCTCGCCCCCGTGCCTTTGCTGCGTCAGCTCAGTGGCTTGCTACAGGGCCAGATCGCTGCATTGCAGGCTCCGACCAAGCCGTAA
- a CDS encoding secretin and TonB N-terminal domain-containing protein: MSTRTLATAALALSLLGSVTAQTPAAAPSGEKPAATVAGAQPTEHTVSRDKDTLSVDFPDEDIKTILRNVADLFELNIVVPDTLVGKTSIKLRDVTWRQIFDTVLSPAGYTYIEEGNIIKIVSRESLTQEPAATEVFILNNAKAADIKPTVDGLVDAAQGGKILIDARSNALVVTTQPSRMTRIRAIIEKLDKATDQVMIESKFVEVSDSDIRNIGVNWASLGSGVNLGASKMSQAVSRDRGQSYTQGVNRSDGGSGTATNSNSASNSNTANNGSTGTTTNDFSNTVVYGTVFNPVNSTTNLPSGTVTMPTTSTSVTRPVGSGTDVTATNTANGLYGSTAGTTSDSTTSTSGSSSSSSSSTTDSAFSNLLNLANTGSSSRLASAVFSASDFNIIVSALKTQSNTKVVSNPTIVTLNNTEAFINIGSEYPIPSYTYNSERGTFEVSGFQYKPIGVILKVTPQVNAQGIIRMTLEPEISSSNRETTFGGAGGASIPIIDTRKVKTQVSLKDGYTAGIGGLMSSSKAHGGTKVPVLGSIPVLGRLFSSKSVNDVTTNLLIFITAKTVAADGADPAQVFNAAALEAAGEPSDTKAK, translated from the coding sequence ATGAGCACCCGCACCCTCGCCACCGCCGCCCTGGCGCTTTCGCTGCTCGGCTCTGTCACCGCGCAGACCCCGGCCGCCGCGCCCTCCGGAGAGAAGCCCGCCGCCACGGTCGCCGGCGCGCAGCCCACCGAGCACACCGTCTCTCGCGACAAGGACACGCTCTCCGTCGATTTCCCCGACGAGGACATCAAGACCATCCTCCGCAACGTCGCCGACCTCTTCGAGCTCAACATCGTCGTCCCCGACACCCTCGTCGGCAAAACCTCGATCAAGCTCCGCGACGTCACCTGGCGCCAGATCTTCGACACCGTCCTCTCGCCCGCCGGCTACACCTACATCGAGGAAGGCAACATCATCAAGATCGTCAGCCGCGAGTCCCTCACCCAGGAGCCCGCCGCCACCGAAGTCTTCATCCTCAACAACGCCAAGGCCGCGGACATCAAGCCCACAGTCGACGGCCTCGTCGACGCCGCGCAAGGCGGCAAGATCCTCATCGACGCCCGCTCCAACGCGCTCGTCGTCACCACGCAGCCCTCGCGCATGACCCGCATCCGCGCGATCATCGAGAAGCTCGATAAGGCCACCGACCAGGTGATGATCGAGTCGAAGTTCGTCGAGGTCAGCGACAGCGACATCCGCAACATCGGCGTCAACTGGGCCTCGCTGGGATCAGGCGTGAATCTCGGTGCGAGCAAGATGTCGCAGGCGGTTAGCCGCGATCGTGGCCAGAGCTACACGCAAGGCGTCAATCGCAGCGACGGCGGCTCCGGAACCGCCACGAACTCGAACAGCGCTTCGAATTCCAACACCGCCAACAACGGCTCGACCGGCACCACCACGAACGATTTCTCCAACACGGTGGTTTATGGCACGGTGTTCAATCCGGTGAACTCGACCACCAATCTCCCGAGTGGCACGGTCACGATGCCGACCACGTCCACGAGCGTTACCCGTCCGGTGGGCAGTGGCACCGATGTCACCGCGACGAACACCGCGAACGGACTCTATGGCTCCACTGCCGGCACCACTTCCGACAGCACTACTTCAACGTCGGGTTCCTCGAGTTCGAGCTCCTCGTCGACTACAGACAGCGCGTTCAGCAATCTGCTCAACCTGGCAAACACCGGCAGCAGTTCGCGCCTCGCGTCCGCGGTGTTCTCCGCTTCCGATTTCAACATCATTGTCTCCGCGCTGAAAACGCAGAGCAACACGAAGGTCGTTTCCAACCCGACGATCGTCACGCTCAACAACACCGAGGCCTTCATCAATATCGGCTCCGAATACCCGATCCCGAGTTACACCTACAACTCGGAGCGCGGCACCTTCGAAGTCTCCGGTTTCCAATACAAGCCGATCGGCGTGATCCTGAAAGTTACGCCGCAGGTCAACGCGCAGGGCATCATTCGCATGACCCTCGAGCCCGAGATCAGCAGCTCCAACCGCGAGACCACCTTCGGTGGCGCCGGCGGCGCTTCAATCCCGATCATCGACACCCGCAAGGTGAAGACCCAGGTCTCGTTGAAGGATGGCTATACCGCCGGCATCGGCGGCCTCATGTCGTCCAGTAAAGCGCACGGCGGCACCAAGGTCCCGGTCCTCGGCAGCATTCCGGTGCTCGGCCGCCTCTTCTCCTCGAAGAGCGTGAACGACGTCACGACCAACCTCCTCATCTTCATCACCGCCAAAACGGTTGCCGCCGACGGCGCCGATCCGGCGCAGGTGTTCAACGCCGCCGCCCTCGAGGCCGCCGGCGAACCGTCCGACACGAAGGCGAAGTAA
- a CDS encoding secondary thiamine-phosphate synthase enzyme YjbQ, whose product MPLYQATLTIRTHGQGAHEITDELARELARSGLQRGVATIFCQHTSASLVIMENADPSARRDLEAWLNRLVPENDRHFTHTLEGADDMPSHIKMALTRTSEQVPFADGRLLLGTWQGVFLWEHRRAPHSRRVIVTFMGE is encoded by the coding sequence ATGCCACTTTACCAAGCCACTCTCACAATCCGCACGCACGGGCAGGGCGCGCACGAGATTACCGACGAGCTCGCCCGCGAACTCGCCCGCAGCGGCCTGCAGCGCGGCGTGGCGACGATCTTCTGCCAGCACACGAGTGCCAGCCTGGTCATCATGGAGAACGCCGATCCTTCCGCGCGGCGCGATCTCGAGGCGTGGCTCAACCGCCTCGTGCCGGAAAACGACCGACACTTCACACACACGCTCGAAGGGGCGGACGACATGCCGAGTCACATCAAGATGGCGCTCACGCGCACGAGCGAACAGGTGCCGTTCGCCGACGGCCGGCTGTTGCTCGGCACGTGGCAAGGCGTCTTCCTTTGGGAACACCGTCGCGCGCCGCATTCGCGACGCGTGATTGTGACGTTCATGGGCGAGTGA